In Odontesthes bonariensis isolate fOdoBon6 chromosome 22, fOdoBon6.hap1, whole genome shotgun sequence, one genomic interval encodes:
- the rbm18 gene encoding putative RNA-binding protein 18 isoform X1 has product MSSAAETVENASIISESMAHDGNRLWIGNIDPKITEYHLIKLLEKFGNVKQFDFLFHKSGPLEGQPRGYCFVNFHTREEAERAIQCLNGKLALSKKLVVRWAHAQVRRFEGFRNDKTMPPSLEPSCSGSGEAGSITTSHLSTSAKIRAIEAKLQMMEDNPDDNYSGPSAYVYNKPQEKKRWEPYSKSHHSNQSRPFRKFRR; this is encoded by the exons ATGTCGTCTGCTGCAGAGACTGTGGAAAATGCCTCTATTATTTCAGAGAGCATGGCTCATGACGGAAACCGCTTGTGGATAGGTAACATCGATCCCAAAATCACAGA ATATCACCTTATAAAGTTGCTGGAGAAGTTTGGCAATGTTAAACAGTTTGACTTCCTGTTTCATAAGTCTGGGCCTTTGGAGGGGCAGCCACGGGGCTACTGCTTTGTCAACTTCCACACCAGAGAG gaagcagagagagcgaTCCAGTGTTTAAATGGGAAGCTAGCTTTGTCCAAAAAGCTGGTTGTACGCTGGGCGCACGCTCAGGTGAGG AGGTTCGAAGGTTTCCGTAATGACAAGACGATGCCTCCAAGCCTGGAACCTTCCTGCAGTGGTTCAGGAGAGGCAGGATCCATAACGACCAGCCACCTCAG CACCAGTGCTAAGATTCGTGCCATCGAGGCCAAGCTCCAGATGATGGAGGACAATCCCGACGATAACTACTCTGGCCCCTCAGCCTACGTTTACAACAAACCGCAGGAGAAGAAGCGCTGGGAGCCCTACTCGAAATCGCACCACAGTAACCAGAGCAGGCCCTTCCGCAAGTTTAGGAGATGA
- the rbm18 gene encoding putative RNA-binding protein 18 isoform X2, producing MSSAAETVENASIISESMAHDGNRLWIGNIDPKITEYHLIKLLEKFGNVKQFDFLFHKSGPLEGQPRGYCFVNFHTREEAERAIQCLNGKLALSKKLVVRWAHAQRFEGFRNDKTMPPSLEPSCSGSGEAGSITTSHLSTSAKIRAIEAKLQMMEDNPDDNYSGPSAYVYNKPQEKKRWEPYSKSHHSNQSRPFRKFRR from the exons ATGTCGTCTGCTGCAGAGACTGTGGAAAATGCCTCTATTATTTCAGAGAGCATGGCTCATGACGGAAACCGCTTGTGGATAGGTAACATCGATCCCAAAATCACAGA ATATCACCTTATAAAGTTGCTGGAGAAGTTTGGCAATGTTAAACAGTTTGACTTCCTGTTTCATAAGTCTGGGCCTTTGGAGGGGCAGCCACGGGGCTACTGCTTTGTCAACTTCCACACCAGAGAG gaagcagagagagcgaTCCAGTGTTTAAATGGGAAGCTAGCTTTGTCCAAAAAGCTGGTTGTACGCTGGGCGCACGCTCAG AGGTTCGAAGGTTTCCGTAATGACAAGACGATGCCTCCAAGCCTGGAACCTTCCTGCAGTGGTTCAGGAGAGGCAGGATCCATAACGACCAGCCACCTCAG CACCAGTGCTAAGATTCGTGCCATCGAGGCCAAGCTCCAGATGATGGAGGACAATCCCGACGATAACTACTCTGGCCCCTCAGCCTACGTTTACAACAAACCGCAGGAGAAGAAGCGCTGGGAGCCCTACTCGAAATCGCACCACAGTAACCAGAGCAGGCCCTTCCGCAAGTTTAGGAGATGA